The following are from one region of the Gloeocapsopsis sp. IPPAS B-1203 genome:
- a CDS encoding rhodanese-like domain-containing protein, producing the protein MKNEIDSNIIWGALVLSISIVGVLSWRSLAFWILKPLIRRKFPTVEWLTTQELAQWQNSQNPQPILLDARNAAEYQVSHLQQAQHINPKQPELSALPSQETPIVVYCSVGYRSAKIAAKLTEAGYKHVYNLKGSIFQWVNEGRPVFQGNNQTTQVHPYDRLWGQLLKSKYRAKLNEEE; encoded by the coding sequence ATGAAGAATGAAATTGACAGCAACATAATTTGGGGTGCGCTCGTACTAAGTATAAGTATTGTAGGGGTACTTAGTTGGCGATCGCTTGCTTTTTGGATTTTGAAACCCCTCATTAGGCGTAAGTTTCCCACAGTTGAATGGTTAACTACACAAGAATTAGCACAATGGCAGAACTCTCAAAACCCACAGCCGATACTACTTGACGCTCGCAATGCAGCAGAATATCAAGTGAGTCATCTGCAACAAGCACAGCATATCAATCCGAAGCAACCTGAGTTATCAGCTTTACCCTCGCAGGAAACACCAATTGTTGTCTATTGCTCAGTAGGCTACCGGAGCGCGAAAATTGCAGCAAAATTAACTGAGGCTGGTTACAAGCACGTATATAACCTTAAAGGTAGTATCTTTCAATGGGTCAATGAAGGACGTCCTGTGTTTCAAGGCAACAATCAGACAACGCAAGTGCATCCTTACGATCGCCTTTGGGGACAACTTCTCAAATCAAAGTATCGCGCGAAACTAAATGAGGAAGAATGA
- a CDS encoding methyltransferase produces the protein MLTSPQPLKDVFFCPEESDFYAFCIESLVLNNCPASKAIVEFGSGDGSPVIKSLVRTRFPGVVHGFEINHLAYEAAQSKIEAFGLASNYIIHNTSFFDAAHQAEYLISNPPYLPAKDNKIYQPFLHGGTDGITITKKLLSLAYENVLLMISSYSNPESLIDYAITTGYGIADFIVSPLKFGYYSSDPKVQQRITELRKNNQAFYSENIYMLAGVLFTKKYKLKLDLSEELLQIMTAL, from the coding sequence ATGCTTACTTCTCCGCAGCCATTAAAAGACGTTTTCTTTTGCCCAGAAGAGTCAGATTTTTATGCATTTTGCATAGAATCATTAGTATTAAATAATTGTCCGGCTTCAAAAGCGATCGTTGAATTTGGCTCCGGTGATGGTAGTCCAGTGATAAAATCATTAGTAAGGACAAGATTTCCTGGAGTGGTACACGGCTTTGAAATCAATCATTTGGCGTACGAAGCTGCTCAATCTAAAATAGAAGCCTTCGGATTAGCAAGCAATTATATAATACACAACACGTCATTTTTTGACGCGGCACATCAAGCTGAGTATTTAATCTCAAATCCGCCTTACTTGCCTGCTAAGGACAATAAAATATATCAGCCATTTCTGCATGGAGGAACAGACGGGATTACTATTACAAAAAAGCTTTTATCTTTAGCTTATGAGAATGTATTATTAATGATCTCTAGTTACTCTAACCCAGAGAGTCTAATAGATTATGCAATAACAACAGGATATGGTATTGCAGATTTTATAGTTTCACCATTAAAATTTGGCTACTATAGCTCTGACCCTAAAGTACAACAAAGAATCACAGAATTAAGAAAAAACAATCAGGCTTTCTACTCAGAAAATATCTATATGCTAGCAGGTGTTCTATTTACAAAAAAATATAAGCTAAAGTTAGATTTATCTGAAGAATTACTTCAAATAATGACTGCTCTATAG
- a CDS encoding iron-containing redox enzyme family protein, with protein MITQTNQTVYNDAEQQFVELLDMIDLDEKLASEPELASQFEASVDRAIQDAYYTGSGDDAAHRFLQRVLYRINRLKLFWYDDLRHYTNERSAYLRSVRDRIETPWQAWELAQLDVATIQQEDVKQGLAERGVRDLDPPLSEDSRYIREQTTEAGYRRILAIGSFDGLVEGSRLSRILGGAANEVQATLTKVLLEEYGNGRLSRKHSTYFAQMLSEFGMNTEPEAYFDLVPWEVLACANHNFLVTECKRYFLRYNGGLTYFEVAGPAAYRNYLAAAQRLELSQAAMGYWELHIREDERHGQWMLDDVALPLAQKYPEQAWEILLGYDQEKLMGDRAGEAIVRSAKEADLAAVK; from the coding sequence ATGATTACACAAACCAACCAAACTGTATACAATGACGCCGAGCAGCAATTTGTAGAACTGCTCGATATGATAGATTTAGACGAAAAATTAGCTTCCGAACCGGAACTTGCCAGTCAATTTGAAGCATCAGTTGATCGCGCTATTCAAGATGCCTATTACACCGGATCTGGTGATGACGCAGCTCATCGTTTTTTACAGCGCGTACTGTATCGTATTAATCGCCTAAAGTTGTTTTGGTACGACGATTTGCGCCACTATACTAACGAACGTTCGGCTTATTTGCGGAGCGTACGCGATCGCATTGAAACACCTTGGCAAGCGTGGGAACTAGCACAACTTGATGTTGCTACAATTCAACAAGAAGATGTTAAGCAAGGGTTAGCAGAACGCGGTGTGAGAGATCTCGATCCGCCGTTATCTGAGGATAGTCGTTACATCCGCGAACAAACTACTGAAGCCGGATATCGCCGGATACTCGCGATTGGTTCTTTTGATGGTTTAGTTGAAGGTAGCCGCCTTTCGCGAATTTTGGGTGGTGCAGCGAATGAAGTGCAAGCAACACTAACTAAAGTGTTACTCGAAGAATATGGTAATGGTCGCCTATCACGCAAGCACTCAACGTATTTTGCTCAAATGCTATCTGAGTTTGGCATGAATACTGAACCCGAAGCATACTTCGATCTGGTTCCTTGGGAAGTGTTAGCTTGCGCCAATCACAACTTTCTAGTGACAGAATGCAAGCGTTATTTCTTGCGCTATAACGGCGGGTTAACTTATTTTGAAGTAGCAGGTCCTGCGGCTTATCGCAATTATCTTGCAGCAGCCCAACGTTTGGAACTTTCACAAGCTGCAATGGGTTACTGGGAATTACACATTCGAGAAGATGAACGTCATGGACAGTGGATGCTAGATGATGTTGCTTTGCCTTTAGCACAGAAGTACCCCGAACAAGCTTGGGAAATCTTGCTGGGATACGACCAAGAAAAACTGATGGGCGATCGCGCCGGAGAAGCAATAGTGCGATCAGCAAAAGAAGCTGATTTAGCTGCAGTCAAATAA
- a CDS encoding TIGR01777 family oxidoreductase, with product MKVAITGATGFVGSRLVERLHAQGDQVLVFTRNPTSAQRVFPKEAYPNVEIVAYGSTESGSWQNEIAGCDAVVNLAGESIAEGRWTTQRKQEIFQSRQLGTQKIVEAIAKANPKPKVLVNASAIGYYGTSETDTFDESSSSGHDFLAEVCRAWEAEAQKVLDYGVRLVILRFGIVLGMGGAIARMVTPFKLFAGGPIGSGRQWFSWIHRDDLVNLIIAALNREDIQGVLNATAPNPVRMAEFCQTMGEVMNRPSWLPVPGFAIEALLGDGAIVVLEGQKVLPQRAQAYNFEFQYPNVKQALADILS from the coding sequence ATGAAAGTAGCAATTACAGGAGCAACAGGATTTGTCGGTAGTCGCTTGGTAGAACGCCTCCACGCACAAGGCGACCAAGTACTAGTTTTTACACGCAATCCTACCAGCGCCCAACGAGTTTTTCCTAAAGAAGCTTACCCTAACGTAGAAATTGTGGCATATGGTTCTACGGAATCAGGCTCTTGGCAAAATGAAATTGCCGGTTGTGATGCGGTTGTCAATCTTGCTGGAGAATCGATCGCCGAAGGACGTTGGACAACTCAACGCAAGCAGGAAATATTTCAAAGCCGCCAACTTGGTACGCAAAAAATTGTTGAGGCGATCGCTAAAGCAAATCCTAAACCTAAAGTTTTAGTCAATGCTTCTGCCATTGGTTACTATGGCACAAGTGAAACGGATACTTTTGATGAGTCAAGTTCATCAGGTCATGATTTTTTAGCGGAAGTTTGTCGCGCTTGGGAAGCTGAAGCACAGAAAGTCTTAGATTATGGTGTGCGCTTAGTTATCTTAAGATTTGGCATTGTTTTAGGAATGGGTGGTGCGATCGCACGAATGGTTACTCCTTTTAAACTTTTTGCCGGTGGACCGATTGGGAGTGGTCGTCAGTGGTTTTCTTGGATTCACCGCGACGATTTAGTAAATTTAATTATTGCAGCACTCAACCGCGAAGATATTCAAGGTGTGCTCAACGCTACTGCACCCAATCCAGTACGAATGGCAGAATTTTGTCAAACGATGGGTGAAGTTATGAATCGCCCTTCTTGGCTACCAGTTCCTGGCTTTGCGATAGAAGCGCTTTTAGGAGATGGCGCAATTGTTGTTTTAGAAGGACAAAAAGTTTTGCCGCAACGAGCACAAGCGTATAATTTTGAGTTTCAGTACCCGAATGTGAAACAAGCGTTAGCAGATATTTTGTCATAA
- a CDS encoding tetratricopeptide repeat protein, with translation MTETVGSLFETAIERYKAGEDPATLVPVFQELCDRSPKSSAAWTCLAWIYLLNDKPNSAYKAAQKAVKLHPHDPQARVNLAVAMLETGQKGVREHIDHAMQLIMIDSEMRDEIKQSIEDGLTRKPEWKSLQRVQSWLFEA, from the coding sequence ATGACAGAAACGGTCGGCTCTCTATTTGAAACTGCTATAGAACGCTACAAAGCTGGTGAAGACCCTGCAACTTTGGTTCCAGTTTTTCAAGAACTTTGCGATCGCTCCCCTAAAAGTAGTGCAGCTTGGACTTGTTTGGCGTGGATTTATTTGCTGAATGACAAACCAAACTCGGCGTACAAAGCAGCACAAAAAGCAGTAAAGCTGCATCCTCACGATCCCCAAGCCCGCGTGAATCTTGCAGTTGCTATGTTAGAAACAGGTCAAAAAGGAGTCCGAGAACACATCGATCATGCGATGCAATTGATTATGATTGACTCAGAAATGCGCGATGAAATTAAACAAAGTATTGAGGATGGTTTAACTCGCAAACCTGAATGGAAAAGCCTGCAAAGAGTCCAAAGCTGGTTGTTTGAAGCTTAG